One window of Cellulomonas shaoxiangyii genomic DNA carries:
- a CDS encoding amino acid adenylation domain-containing protein, with protein MTGSADRVDARFAAVVARRPDAVALVDGTRWLTYAELAADAADVTAGLAAAGVAPGSLVGVRMPRGAGLVAALLGVLGHGCAYVPVDPTYPPARRELVEQDARLAVVVVPDAAGRPRVHPCASADAGPPHRVPDDTCYVIHTSGSTGRPKGVLVGHAHVLALLDACAGRLDTGEDDVWTLFHSASFDFSVWEMFGSLLSGGQAVVVPRALTRDLGALADLLVAEQVSVLNLVPTVFGHLVGALVDAPRPLPDLRHVVLGGEAVDLDAVARWRRLGAAPAARVSNMYGITETTVHVTHRYLTGGERAVVPGATPAGRPLDHLDVTVVDEHLTPVPPGTPGELLVAGASVAHGYLDRPELDRERFVDGPRGRAYRSGDWGLLDADGELHVLGRRDRQVQLRGFRVELGEPEAVLRAHPDVLQAVVHVVAAPDGTALLAADYATVPGAALAPGDVVRHLAAAVPRHLVPDRVVRHDRLPVTDHGKVDVQALANARACSSTMVDAAVGTRS; from the coding sequence GTGACGGGGTCGGCCGACCGCGTCGACGCACGGTTCGCCGCGGTCGTGGCGCGCCGCCCCGACGCGGTCGCGCTGGTCGACGGGACGCGCTGGCTCACCTACGCCGAGCTCGCGGCCGACGCGGCCGACGTCACCGCCGGTCTCGCCGCCGCGGGCGTGGCGCCGGGATCGCTCGTCGGCGTGCGCATGCCCCGGGGTGCGGGCCTCGTGGCCGCGCTGCTGGGCGTGCTCGGCCACGGGTGCGCCTACGTGCCGGTCGACCCGACGTACCCGCCGGCGCGCCGCGAGCTCGTGGAGCAGGACGCGCGCCTGGCCGTCGTGGTGGTCCCGGACGCCGCGGGCCGTCCGCGGGTGCACCCGTGCGCGTCGGCGGACGCGGGACCGCCGCACCGCGTGCCGGACGACACCTGCTACGTCATCCACACGTCGGGCTCGACGGGCCGGCCGAAGGGCGTCCTCGTCGGCCACGCCCACGTGCTGGCGCTCCTCGACGCGTGCGCCGGGCGGCTCGACACCGGCGAGGACGACGTCTGGACGCTCTTCCACTCCGCGTCCTTCGACTTCTCGGTGTGGGAGATGTTCGGGTCGCTCCTGTCCGGCGGCCAGGCCGTCGTCGTGCCGCGCGCGCTCACGCGGGACCTGGGCGCGCTGGCTGACCTGCTCGTGGCCGAGCAGGTCAGCGTCCTCAACCTCGTGCCGACGGTGTTCGGGCACCTGGTCGGCGCGCTCGTCGACGCCCCGCGCCCGCTGCCCGACCTGCGCCACGTCGTGCTCGGCGGGGAGGCCGTCGACCTCGACGCGGTGGCGCGCTGGCGGCGCCTGGGTGCCGCTCCCGCGGCGCGGGTGTCGAACATGTACGGGATCACCGAGACCACGGTGCACGTCACGCACCGCTACCTGACGGGCGGCGAGCGGGCCGTCGTGCCGGGCGCCACGCCGGCCGGCCGGCCGCTGGACCACCTCGACGTCACGGTCGTCGACGAGCACCTGACGCCCGTGCCACCCGGCACCCCGGGCGAGCTGCTCGTCGCGGGCGCGTCGGTGGCGCACGGCTACCTCGACCGCCCCGAGCTGGACCGCGAGCGGTTCGTCGACGGTCCGCGCGGCCGCGCCTACCGCAGCGGCGACTGGGGCCTGCTCGACGCGGACGGCGAGCTGCACGTGCTCGGCCGCCGCGACCGCCAGGTGCAGCTGCGTGGGTTCCGGGTCGAGCTGGGCGAGCCGGAGGCCGTGCTGCGGGCGCACCCCGACGTGCTGCAGGCCGTCGTGCACGTGGTCGCGGCGCCCGACGGCACGGCCCTGCTCGCCGCCGACTACGCGACCGTGCCCGGCGCCGCGCTGGCGCCCGGCGACGTGGTCCGTCACCTGGCCGCCGCGGTGCCGCGCCACCTCGTCCCGGACCGGGTCGTGCGGCACGACCGGCTGCCCGTCACGGACCACGGAAAGGTAGACGTGCAGGCGCTCGCAAATGCGCGCGCGTGTTCCAGCACAATGGTGGATGCCGCGGTCGGGACGCGCTCGTAG
- a CDS encoding alpha/beta fold hydrolase: MRETQFWGGLAAVAVATGALAAAGAAAEAVGTRRDRRRYPPPGRFVDADGVRLHVEERGAGLPGPTVVLENGMACPLEIWSWVQDAVGADAPVVAYDRAGLGRSSPSPRPRTAASSVAELRAALAAAGHAPPYVLVAHSYGGLLARHFASAHPDEVAGLVLADVSHPDQLTRSPRQQLGLTGVEQHLRDAELRAAVGLLRRTATAERLNLAGLPPERAASGVAASRARRTWTAAIAEFEAWTRLVNDEVRTSVLRRDVPVCVLVAERTLTEDPVHLVLQREIAALSDDHDVRVVAGADHFSLLTDAQHAAAVVGAVRDVLAAVRTGRPLASPPEPPGAEGPAVTPAPVAVGVAEEVAR; this comes from the coding sequence ATGAGGGAGACGCAGTTCTGGGGAGGCCTGGCGGCCGTGGCCGTCGCGACGGGCGCGCTCGCCGCCGCCGGGGCCGCGGCCGAGGCCGTCGGCACACGGCGGGACCGTCGCCGGTACCCGCCGCCGGGGCGGTTCGTGGACGCGGACGGCGTGCGCCTGCACGTCGAGGAGCGGGGTGCGGGGCTGCCGGGCCCCACCGTGGTCCTGGAGAACGGCATGGCGTGCCCGCTGGAGATCTGGTCGTGGGTGCAGGACGCCGTGGGCGCGGACGCGCCCGTGGTGGCCTACGACCGTGCCGGGCTCGGGAGGTCGTCGCCCAGCCCCCGGCCGCGCACGGCCGCGAGCAGCGTGGCCGAGCTGCGGGCCGCCCTGGCCGCCGCCGGGCACGCGCCGCCGTACGTGCTGGTCGCGCACTCCTACGGGGGCCTGCTGGCGCGGCACTTCGCCTCCGCGCACCCCGACGAGGTGGCGGGCCTCGTGCTCGCCGACGTGTCGCACCCCGACCAGCTCACGCGCTCCCCGCGCCAGCAGCTGGGGCTCACCGGCGTGGAGCAGCACCTGCGCGACGCGGAGCTGCGGGCCGCCGTCGGGCTGCTGCGCCGCACCGCCACCGCGGAGCGGCTCAACCTCGCGGGCCTCCCGCCGGAGCGTGCCGCGTCGGGCGTGGCGGCGTCCCGCGCGCGGCGGACGTGGACGGCGGCGATCGCCGAGTTCGAGGCATGGACGCGACTCGTCAACGACGAGGTGCGCACGTCCGTGCTGCGGCGCGACGTGCCCGTGTGCGTCCTGGTCGCCGAGCGGACGTTGACGGAGGACCCCGTGCACCTCGTCCTGCAGCGCGAGATCGCCGCGCTGTCCGACGACCACGACGTGCGGGTCGTCGCGGGCGCGGACCACTTCAGCCTGCTGACCGACGCGCAGCACGCCGCCGCGGTCGTCGGCGCGGTGCGCGACGTGCTGGCGGCGGTGCGCACGGGCCGGCCGCTCGCGTCGCCGCCGGAGCCTCCCGGCGCGGAGGGGCCGGCCGTGACGCCGGCACCCGTGGCCGTCGGCGTGGCCGAGGAGGTGGCCCGGTGA
- a CDS encoding methyltransferase: MTATSTVTPARRAVPPPLAPPPPLTPDDERRAGELINFMSVLPQAALRAVATLRVADLVAAGVDEVGALAAHAGVQPDRLLRVLRYLAVRGFVVEAAPGRFALTDLGQLLRDDHPLGLRAHFDLHGVTHRMEQAYEGLLGTLCTGEPAYRGTHGRDLYDDVEDEPGRTAAFTAQMSSRAQPSARGLAALPGWADGQDVVDVGGGDGAHLAELLTAHPHLRGTVVDLPATCRQAVRRFAALGLGERARTAAGSFFDPLPAGADAYLLCSILIDWPDEDAVRVLTRCAEACRPGGAVLVVDWLRAEGANPVVTTHVDLHEMVLVGGRVRTPTEVAALAARAGLRHVATAPCGAGTTLLTLVPVTDGAAGDPPR; the protein is encoded by the coding sequence ATGACCGCCACGTCGACCGTCACGCCCGCGCGGCGGGCCGTCCCGCCCCCGCTCGCCCCGCCGCCGCCGCTCACGCCGGACGACGAGCGGCGCGCCGGCGAGCTCATCAACTTCATGAGCGTGCTGCCGCAGGCGGCGCTGCGGGCGGTCGCGACGCTGCGGGTCGCCGACCTGGTCGCCGCGGGCGTCGACGAGGTCGGCGCGCTCGCGGCGCACGCGGGGGTGCAGCCGGACCGACTGCTGCGGGTGCTGCGCTACCTGGCCGTGCGCGGGTTCGTCGTCGAGGCCGCGCCCGGCCGGTTCGCGCTGACCGACCTCGGGCAGCTGCTGCGCGACGACCACCCGCTGGGCCTGCGGGCGCACTTCGACCTGCACGGCGTCACGCACCGCATGGAGCAGGCGTACGAGGGCCTGCTGGGCACGCTGTGCACGGGCGAGCCGGCGTACCGCGGCACCCACGGGCGCGACCTGTACGACGACGTCGAGGACGAGCCCGGGCGGACCGCGGCCTTCACGGCGCAGATGTCCTCCCGCGCGCAGCCGTCGGCGCGAGGGCTCGCTGCGCTGCCGGGCTGGGCGGACGGGCAGGACGTCGTCGACGTCGGCGGTGGCGACGGCGCCCACCTCGCCGAGCTGCTCACCGCGCACCCGCACCTGCGCGGCACGGTGGTCGACCTGCCCGCCACGTGCCGGCAGGCCGTGCGGCGGTTCGCGGCGCTGGGGCTCGGGGAGCGCGCGCGCACCGCCGCGGGCAGCTTCTTCGACCCGCTCCCCGCGGGGGCGGACGCGTACCTGCTGTGCAGCATCCTCATCGACTGGCCCGACGAGGACGCCGTGCGCGTGCTGACGCGCTGCGCCGAGGCGTGCCGGCCCGGCGGTGCCGTGCTCGTCGTCGACTGGCTCCGGGCCGAGGGTGCGAACCCCGTCGTCACCACGCACGTCGACCTGCACGAGATGGTGCTGGTCGGCGGGCGCGTGCGCACGCCGACCGAGGTCGCGGCGCTCGCCGCGCGCGCCGGCCTGCGGCACGTCGCCACGGCGCCGTGCGGGGCGGGGACCACGCTCCTCACGCTCGTCCCGGTGACCGACGGCGCGGCGGGCGACCCCCCGCGCTGA
- a CDS encoding helix-turn-helix transcriptional regulator, protein MTTVVLLRTGPQDDVWQARLTAALTGAEGIDAVLTRPFGTPCVPVGAGPVVHVLHAVAGALGHDLLHRWLTQQAGAGVVVVAASQTGTLAQVVELFRAGVRGFVLTGAPREEVVTAVRAVAAGHPFVPPVLLAGVTRLATRPTVPGPVVPLTERELEVLRHMALGRSNAQVAERLFIAPATVRTHVLSILRKLGARNRTDAVVRAYRTGLLDMETDETEIDGRDAVGRL, encoded by the coding sequence ATGACGACCGTGGTCCTGCTGCGCACCGGTCCGCAGGACGACGTGTGGCAGGCGCGCCTCACGGCCGCCCTCACGGGTGCCGAGGGGATCGACGCCGTCCTGACCCGGCCCTTCGGCACGCCCTGCGTGCCGGTGGGCGCCGGCCCGGTGGTGCACGTGCTGCACGCCGTGGCCGGTGCCCTCGGCCACGACCTGCTGCACCGGTGGCTCACGCAGCAGGCGGGCGCGGGCGTGGTGGTCGTCGCCGCGTCGCAGACGGGCACGCTCGCGCAGGTCGTCGAGCTGTTCCGAGCCGGCGTGCGCGGGTTCGTGCTCACGGGCGCACCGCGCGAGGAGGTCGTGACGGCCGTGCGCGCGGTGGCCGCCGGGCACCCGTTCGTGCCGCCCGTGCTCCTGGCCGGTGTGACCCGGCTCGCGACGCGCCCGACCGTGCCCGGGCCGGTGGTGCCGCTCACCGAGCGCGAGCTCGAGGTGCTGCGGCACATGGCGCTGGGCCGCTCGAACGCGCAGGTCGCGGAGCGCCTGTTCATCGCGCCGGCGACGGTGCGCACGCACGTGCTGAGCATCCTGCGCAAGCTCGGCGCCCGGAACCGCACGGACGCCGTCGTACGCGCCTACCGGACCGGGCTGCTCGACATGGAGACCGACGAGACCGAGATCGACGGCCGGGACGCCGTCGGTCGGCTGTGA
- a CDS encoding NAD(P)/FAD-dependent oxidoreductase translates to MTVPTTPGGTPAPTDVLVVGGGPAGSATAGLLAQRGHAVTLLERETFPRYHIGESLITGMLGVLDRLGVLDRVAAAGFPRKNGLSLVWGADRDLWNVDFAEAGGPYPSSYHVRRDEFDALLLDRARELGVRVLERATVSAPLVEDGRVTGVRASVDGVEQDLRARLTVDASGQARVLTRRLTQVQWQEDLRNVAYWTYFEGTRPLPEGQRGNILVERVDDGWFWAIPVDDRTSRLSVGFVTPTSTLQETGLGLQELFDSRRARTRELRHLLEGAECVSGYRTTRDWSYCSERFAGPGWLAAGDAGAFIDPLFSGGVCLAVLGADPAAAAVDVALRRPDLEAQAVAAYDAGYRRMISSFLSYVRFFYDPDRDREDYFAQARAMADFHERYPEARHAFVAVVAGTLALSALYEIPGVDDPAAAEAADVRAGTVDPADPVLVGEL, encoded by the coding sequence ATGACCGTGCCCACGACCCCGGGCGGGACGCCCGCGCCGACCGACGTGCTCGTGGTCGGCGGCGGTCCCGCCGGCTCCGCGACGGCCGGCCTGCTCGCGCAGCGCGGTCACGCCGTCACGCTCCTCGAGCGCGAGACGTTCCCGCGCTACCACATCGGTGAGTCCCTCATCACGGGGATGCTCGGCGTGCTCGACCGGCTGGGTGTGCTCGACCGCGTCGCCGCCGCCGGCTTCCCGCGCAAGAACGGGCTGAGCCTCGTGTGGGGAGCCGACCGCGACCTGTGGAACGTCGACTTCGCCGAGGCGGGCGGCCCGTACCCGTCGAGCTACCACGTGCGGCGCGACGAGTTCGACGCGCTGCTGCTGGACCGTGCCCGCGAGCTCGGCGTGCGGGTGCTCGAGCGGGCGACCGTGAGCGCACCGCTGGTCGAGGACGGGCGTGTCACGGGCGTGCGGGCGTCGGTCGACGGGGTGGAGCAGGACCTGCGGGCGCGCCTGACCGTCGACGCGTCCGGCCAGGCCCGGGTCCTCACGCGCCGCCTCACCCAGGTGCAGTGGCAGGAGGACCTGCGCAACGTCGCGTACTGGACCTACTTCGAGGGCACCCGCCCGCTGCCCGAGGGCCAGCGGGGCAACATCCTCGTCGAGCGGGTGGACGACGGGTGGTTCTGGGCGATCCCGGTGGACGACCGCACGAGCCGCCTGAGCGTCGGGTTCGTGACCCCGACGTCGACCCTGCAGGAGACGGGCCTGGGGCTGCAGGAGCTGTTCGACTCGCGTCGTGCGCGCACGCGCGAGCTGCGGCACCTCCTCGAGGGCGCGGAGTGCGTGTCCGGGTACCGCACGACGCGCGACTGGTCGTACTGCTCGGAGCGGTTCGCCGGTCCGGGCTGGCTGGCCGCGGGCGACGCCGGCGCGTTCATCGACCCCCTGTTCTCGGGCGGCGTGTGCCTCGCGGTCCTCGGGGCCGACCCGGCGGCCGCGGCCGTCGACGTGGCGCTGCGCCGGCCCGACCTGGAGGCGCAGGCGGTCGCCGCGTACGACGCCGGGTACCGGCGGATGATCTCGAGCTTCCTGTCCTACGTGCGCTTCTTCTACGACCCCGACCGCGACCGCGAGGACTACTTCGCGCAGGCACGCGCGATGGCGGACTTCCACGAGCGGTACCCGGAGGCCCGGCACGCCTTCGTGGCGGTGGTCGCGGGCACGCTCGCGCTGTCCGCGCTGTACGAGATCCCGGGCGTCGACGACCCGGCCGCCGCGGAGGCCGCCGACGTGCGCGCGGGCACCGTCGACCCGGCCGACCCCGTGCTCGTGGGGGAGCTGTGA
- a CDS encoding transcriptional regulator has product MSEPFAELARLDKLVHEPARLAVVSALAECEAADFVYLHRATGLSKGNLSSHLLTLEAAGLVTITKGYADRRPRTWVELSELGSYVVDDYWATMARLGSRWGARRRSPQNG; this is encoded by the coding sequence ATGAGCGAGCCCTTCGCGGAGCTCGCCCGGCTCGACAAGCTCGTCCACGAGCCGGCCCGGCTCGCCGTGGTGTCGGCGCTCGCGGAGTGCGAGGCGGCGGACTTCGTGTACCTGCACCGGGCCACCGGCCTGTCCAAGGGCAACCTCTCGAGCCACCTGCTCACCCTGGAGGCGGCGGGCCTCGTCACCATCACGAAGGGCTACGCCGACCGCCGGCCGCGCACGTGGGTCGAGCTCTCGGAGCTCGGCTCCTACGTCGTGGACGACTACTGGGCGACCATGGCGCGCCTCGGCAGCCGGTGGGGCGCCCGCCGACGATCTCCGCAGAACGGTTGA
- a CDS encoding alpha/beta fold hydrolase, which yields MTRPRRGGRAPRSAVAALVVAVVVTVLTAPPGVAGTAARTDAATATGAPAPVAWRACVEPDLAALGLQCADVAVPRDHRRPHGRRLTLAVARRPADGPAGQRLGSLVVQPGGPGIPGRSTAGMLAARLAPDVLARYDVVGVDPRGVGGSMPRLSCDPAQLAPVQPDPVPAGPAQEAAMLAGAAGYARECAAAHGDLLAHLSSADAARDLEVVRRALGERTLHLAGYGYGAYVAALYATLHPRTVGRLVLDSSLRPDGDLYQHYLDQSRDFDVRAHEFFAWAARHDGTYGLGGTEGEVAAAYHALRARTAQAPVDGVVGPWELEATFLNLGWETAFWPILGQVLADAAVHGDTTLLRLVHQDFGAHPDDTSYAAYTAAQCTDARWSRDWRRWRRDAAATHAQAPFATWNNVWYVAPCVAWPVKARPVAVHGGRVPALVVHATHDAGMRLSGGLAMHAAFPASRLVLSDGGREHSVSLVRGDACVDPVVVRYLVDGALPADASGPGADVTCPAGPEPVPWPAAALSGPDAAGARSHAVEPAPTGPPDAPTAPGVATPWARARG from the coding sequence GTGACGCGGCCCCGCCGCGGCGGCCGGGCGCCCCGGTCCGCCGTGGCGGCGCTCGTCGTCGCGGTCGTCGTCACGGTGCTGACCGCCCCGCCCGGCGTGGCGGGCACGGCGGCACGCACGGACGCGGCGACAGCCACCGGTGCGCCGGCGCCGGTGGCGTGGCGCGCCTGCGTGGAGCCGGACCTCGCCGCGCTCGGCCTGCAGTGCGCGGACGTCGCGGTGCCCCGCGACCACCGGCGCCCGCACGGCCGGCGGCTGACCCTCGCGGTGGCGCGGCGGCCCGCCGACGGGCCGGCGGGGCAGCGGCTCGGCTCGCTCGTCGTCCAGCCCGGCGGCCCGGGCATCCCCGGGCGGTCGACGGCGGGCATGCTCGCGGCGCGCCTCGCCCCCGACGTGCTGGCCCGCTACGACGTCGTCGGCGTCGACCCGCGCGGCGTCGGCGGCAGCATGCCGAGGCTGTCGTGCGACCCGGCCCAGCTGGCGCCGGTGCAGCCCGACCCCGTCCCGGCGGGGCCTGCGCAGGAGGCCGCGATGCTGGCCGGCGCGGCCGGGTACGCCCGCGAGTGCGCGGCCGCCCACGGGGACCTGCTGGCGCACCTGTCGTCCGCGGACGCGGCGCGGGACCTCGAGGTCGTGCGCCGCGCGCTCGGCGAGCGCACCCTGCACCTCGCCGGCTACGGGTACGGGGCCTACGTCGCCGCCCTGTACGCGACGCTGCACCCCCGCACCGTCGGCCGCCTCGTGCTCGACTCGAGCCTGCGGCCCGACGGGGACCTGTACCAGCACTACCTCGACCAGAGCCGCGACTTCGACGTCCGCGCGCACGAGTTCTTCGCGTGGGCGGCGCGCCACGACGGGACGTACGGCCTCGGCGGCACGGAGGGCGAGGTCGCCGCGGCGTACCACGCGCTGCGCGCGCGGACGGCGCAGGCGCCGGTCGACGGCGTCGTCGGGCCGTGGGAGCTCGAGGCGACCTTCCTCAACCTCGGCTGGGAGACGGCGTTCTGGCCGATCCTCGGGCAGGTGCTCGCGGACGCCGCGGTGCACGGCGACACCACGCTCCTGCGCCTCGTGCACCAGGACTTCGGCGCCCACCCGGACGACACGAGCTACGCGGCGTACACCGCCGCGCAGTGCACCGACGCCCGGTGGAGCCGGGACTGGCGCCGCTGGCGGCGGGACGCGGCCGCGACGCACGCGCAGGCGCCCTTCGCGACGTGGAACAACGTCTGGTACGTCGCCCCCTGCGTCGCGTGGCCCGTGAAGGCGCGCCCGGTGGCGGTGCACGGCGGGCGGGTGCCCGCGCTCGTCGTGCACGCGACCCACGACGCCGGCATGCGGCTGTCCGGCGGGCTCGCGATGCACGCCGCGTTCCCGGCGTCGCGGCTCGTGCTGTCCGACGGCGGGCGCGAGCACAGCGTCTCCCTGGTGCGCGGGGACGCGTGCGTCGACCCCGTGGTGGTCCGCTACCTCGTCGACGGCGCCCTGCCCGCCGACGCATCCGGCCCGGGGGCGGACGTGACGTGCCCGGCGGGTCCCGAGCCGGTGCCGTGGCCCGCTGCGGCGCTGTCCGGGCCCGACGCCGCGGGGGCGCGCAGCCACGCCGTCGAGCCCGCGCCGACCGGTCCCCCCGACGCGCCGACCGCACCCGGCGTGGCGACGCCGTGGGCCCGCGCGCGCGGCTGA
- a CDS encoding ABC transporter ATP-binding protein → MAGAGAARADVPAGAARAPGTPPAPPAPGTPPPAPPGGAQAGPGALVLALLRPRLRALLGAVAIGVLAAAASLSQPVLIGRVVGEVQEGGARTATAATLVGVFLLEAVLLGVQAYVLGVSGSRVVLDLRRGLALALLRAPMAEHARRRLGDTLSRLVSDTSALRTSLTQALAVLVLSVVTVLGAVGLMVAVDPVLTGVLVLCISLTAGAALLVSRRIREATQDMLERVGDLSAALQRALGGVATLKLSRAEDREAERIGRHAEAAHRSGVRSLRLAALMTPVANGGVQATFALVFTLGAVRMAAGTLTLGDLASFLLLLFYLISPLVALFGALAQLQQGMAAAARVADVLALPDEAAAAGAPVPPAPPADAGADAVLRVRGLTFGYEPDRPVLDGLDLDVPARGVTALVGASGSGKSTLLALLTRLWEADAGRILLDGRDVRELPLGTLRRRVALVEQDAAVLDASIRENVLLAAPDADDDAIAEALARADLTDWVRSLPEGDRTEVGERGAALSGGQRQRVAVARMLLLRPDVLLLDEATAHLDADSEAALRRAVHEVARERAVVVVAHRLSTVVEADRIHVLDGGRVRASGTHAELLADDTYRRLVRHQLIDAGCDPAAGEDAVTEGVR, encoded by the coding sequence GTGGCCGGCGCGGGTGCCGCCCGCGCCGACGTCCCGGCCGGCGCCGCCCGGGCGCCCGGAACCCCGCCCGCCCCGCCTGCGCCCGGGACTCCTCCGCCCGCGCCGCCCGGAGGTGCCCAGGCCGGCCCGGGCGCGCTCGTGCTGGCGCTGCTGCGGCCGCGCCTGCGCGCGCTCCTGGGCGCCGTCGCGATCGGCGTCCTCGCGGCGGCCGCATCGCTCAGCCAGCCGGTGCTCATCGGCCGGGTGGTCGGCGAGGTGCAGGAGGGCGGAGCGCGCACCGCCACGGCCGCCACACTGGTCGGCGTCTTCCTGCTCGAGGCCGTGCTGCTCGGCGTGCAGGCGTACGTGCTCGGCGTCTCCGGCAGCCGGGTCGTCCTCGACCTGCGCCGCGGACTGGCCCTCGCGCTGCTGCGCGCCCCCATGGCCGAGCACGCGCGCCGCCGGCTGGGGGACACGCTCAGCCGGCTGGTGTCCGACACCTCGGCGCTGCGCACGTCCCTCACGCAGGCGCTCGCGGTGCTCGTGCTGTCCGTCGTCACGGTGCTCGGCGCCGTGGGTCTCATGGTGGCGGTCGACCCCGTGCTCACCGGCGTGCTCGTGCTGTGCATCTCGCTCACCGCCGGGGCCGCCCTGCTCGTCTCGCGGCGCATCCGCGAAGCGACGCAGGACATGCTCGAGCGGGTCGGCGACCTGTCCGCTGCCCTGCAGCGCGCGCTCGGTGGGGTGGCGACGCTCAAGCTCAGCCGGGCGGAGGACCGCGAGGCCGAGCGGATCGGCCGGCACGCGGAGGCCGCGCACCGCAGCGGCGTGCGCTCGCTGCGCCTGGCGGCGCTCATGACGCCCGTCGCGAACGGCGGCGTGCAGGCCACCTTCGCGCTCGTGTTCACCCTGGGCGCCGTCCGGATGGCGGCCGGGACGCTCACGCTCGGGGACCTCGCGTCGTTCCTGCTGCTGCTCTTCTACCTCATCTCGCCGCTGGTGGCGCTGTTCGGGGCGCTCGCGCAGCTGCAGCAGGGCATGGCCGCCGCGGCCCGCGTCGCGGACGTGCTGGCGCTCCCCGACGAGGCGGCGGCCGCCGGCGCGCCGGTGCCGCCGGCGCCCCCGGCCGACGCCGGCGCGGACGCGGTGCTGCGGGTGCGGGGGCTGACGTTCGGCTACGAGCCGGACCGGCCGGTGCTGGACGGCCTCGACCTCGACGTGCCGGCGCGCGGCGTCACCGCCCTCGTGGGGGCGTCCGGGTCGGGCAAGTCCACGCTGCTCGCGCTGCTGACGCGGCTCTGGGAGGCCGACGCCGGGCGCATCCTGCTCGACGGCCGCGACGTGCGCGAGCTGCCGCTGGGCACGCTGCGCCGCCGCGTCGCGCTGGTCGAGCAGGACGCTGCCGTCCTCGACGCGTCCATCCGGGAGAACGTCCTGCTGGCCGCGCCGGACGCGGACGACGACGCGATCGCCGAGGCGCTGGCGCGGGCCGACCTCACCGACTGGGTCCGGTCGCTGCCGGAGGGTGACCGCACCGAGGTGGGGGAGCGCGGCGCCGCGCTGTCCGGCGGGCAGCGTCAGCGCGTCGCGGTCGCGCGGATGCTGCTGCTGCGGCCGGACGTGCTGCTGCTCGACGAGGCCACGGCGCACCTCGACGCCGACAGCGAGGCGGCACTGCGCCGCGCGGTGCACGAGGTCGCTCGGGAGCGGGCCGTCGTCGTGGTCGCGCACCGGCTCTCGACCGTCGTCGAGGCCGACCGGATCCACGTGCTGGACGGCGGGCGGGTGCGCGCGAGCGGCACCCATGCGGAGCTGCTCGCGGACGACACGTACCGCCGCCTGGTGCGGCACCAGCTGATCGACGCCGGCTGCGACCCCGCGGCCGGCGAGGACGCCGTCACGGAGGGGGTCCGATGA
- a CDS encoding thiol-disulfide oxidoreductase DCC family protein, translated as MTPTTGARPLVGPPIAPGHALLVYDADCGFCTRAVTWADDHVRPDATPVASYVVDHAAFGLAPGRTDREMVLLAPGARPAGGALAAAGLLRRATGRGAAAWRGAGAVLGAPPVRWLAAGVYRVVARHRHRMPGGTVACRLDHAPSVPSRTDPRRTP; from the coding sequence GTGACCCCGACCACCGGTGCCCGGCCGCTCGTCGGCCCGCCGATCGCGCCCGGGCACGCCCTGCTCGTGTACGACGCCGACTGCGGCTTCTGCACACGCGCCGTCACGTGGGCGGACGACCACGTCCGCCCGGACGCGACGCCCGTCGCGTCGTACGTCGTCGACCACGCCGCGTTCGGCCTCGCCCCGGGGCGGACGGACCGGGAGATGGTCCTGCTCGCCCCGGGTGCGCGCCCGGCCGGCGGGGCCCTCGCGGCGGCCGGTCTGCTGCGCCGGGCGACCGGCCGGGGGGCCGCCGCGTGGCGCGGGGCCGGCGCCGTCCTCGGCGCCCCGCCCGTGCGCTGGCTCGCCGCCGGCGTGTACCGGGTGGTCGCCCGGCACCGCCACCGCATGCCGGGCGGCACCGTGGCATGCCGCCTGGACCACGCACCGTCCGTCCCGTCCCGCACCGACCCCAGGAGGACCCCATGA